In the genome of Xanthobacteraceae bacterium, one region contains:
- a CDS encoding branched-chain amino acid ABC transporter permease yields MSDMAKPAAPASAQNTVPALLQTLGIWIIFAAILAFLPFVFSANAAITTMCLMGILVVFALSYNMLLGQTGMLSFGHAVYYGLAAFVTANAIKYYLAGGNVSLPLIVIPVIGGFAGLFFGIVFGSFSTKRGGTAFAMISLGLAELVSSSSLVLRSFFGGEEGVSFDRTKLAPLFGYTFGPQIQVYYLIAFWCFVCVALMYAFTRTPLGRMCNAVRENPERVEFVGYNPQFVRFLAFSIAGFFAGVAGSLAAINIEIAQASFMGAAQSGLVLLAAYIGGVGFFVGPILGAILIQLLSVKLSDFTEIWQLYFGILFITVILFAPGGLAGLLMMHAPLWRGPMGTRFARMGRLLGSYLIALVPALVMVIGASLLIELIHHVAQKSAEGPAMHFLRLRWLTINSHSLLIWAGAVVALVGGFFAFRMTWPIVRKAWNDAAADAQRSVS; encoded by the coding sequence ATGAGCGACATGGCAAAGCCCGCGGCTCCGGCTTCCGCACAAAACACCGTGCCGGCCCTGCTCCAGACCCTCGGCATCTGGATTATCTTCGCGGCGATTCTTGCGTTCCTGCCGTTCGTATTTTCGGCAAACGCCGCGATCACCACGATGTGCCTCATGGGCATCCTGGTCGTATTCGCGCTCTCTTATAATATGCTGCTCGGCCAGACCGGCATGCTGTCGTTCGGCCATGCGGTCTATTACGGCCTCGCCGCCTTCGTGACCGCCAATGCCATCAAATACTATCTGGCAGGCGGCAACGTTTCGTTGCCCTTGATCGTGATCCCGGTCATCGGCGGTTTCGCCGGGCTGTTCTTCGGCATCGTGTTCGGCTCATTCTCGACCAAACGCGGCGGCACCGCATTCGCGATGATCTCGCTCGGACTGGCCGAACTGGTTTCCTCCAGTTCGCTGGTGCTGCGCAGCTTCTTCGGCGGCGAGGAAGGCGTCAGCTTCGACCGCACCAAGCTGGCGCCGCTGTTCGGCTACACCTTCGGGCCGCAGATTCAGGTCTACTACCTGATCGCGTTCTGGTGCTTCGTTTGCGTCGCGCTGATGTATGCGTTCACCCGCACGCCGCTGGGCCGCATGTGCAACGCGGTTCGCGAGAACCCTGAGCGCGTCGAATTCGTCGGATACAATCCGCAATTCGTCCGCTTCCTCGCCTTCTCCATCGCGGGATTTTTCGCAGGCGTTGCGGGTTCGCTCGCGGCGATCAACATCGAGATCGCGCAGGCGAGCTTCATGGGCGCGGCGCAATCCGGCCTTGTGCTGCTTGCGGCCTATATCGGCGGCGTCGGCTTCTTTGTCGGGCCGATCCTCGGCGCGATCCTGATCCAGTTGCTTTCGGTGAAGCTCAGCGATTTCACCGAAATCTGGCAGCTCTATTTCGGCATCCTGTTCATCACGGTCATCCTGTTCGCTCCGGGCGGACTGGCGGGACTGCTGATGATGCACGCCCCGCTATGGCGTGGTCCGATGGGTACGCGTTTCGCACGAATGGGCCGCCTGCTCGGCAGCTACCTGATCGCGCTCGTTCCCGCACTCGTCATGGTTATCGGCGCGTCGCTGCTGATTGAACTCATCCACCACGTCGCGCAGAAAAGCGCGGAAGGTCCGGCGATGCATTTCCTCCGCCTGCGCTGGCTGACGATCAATTCGCACTCGTTGTTGATCTGGGCGGGCGCTGTCGTCGCGCTGGTCGGCGGCTTCTTCGCTTTCCGCATGACGTGGCCGATCGTCCGCAAGGCATGGAACGACGCCGCGGCCGATGCACAACGGAGCGTGTCATGA
- a CDS encoding branched-chain amino acid ABC transporter permease, translated as MLYFLMAAGLTLIFSMMGVLNFAHASFYMLGAFLGYQISQWAGFFPALFLAPLIAGAIGALVERFGLRTVHKYGHVAELLFTFGLAYVIEEVIQMIWGKLQVDYRKPEILDFSAFTILGTNYPAFRVFMLVFSVLIFIGLMLMLTRTRAGLIIQASLTHPNMVGMLGHNVPRVFMLVFGLGTALAAVAGALNGANQVTQANMAALLGPILFVIVVVGGLGSLLGGFVASLLIAFVVIFATGSDASLSKIVPWLTGVQFQPASPSLLNDVWTVTLAQIAPLLPYLMLVLVLIFRPTGLFGTRDT; from the coding sequence ATGCTTTATTTCCTGATGGCGGCGGGCTTGACGCTCATCTTCAGCATGATGGGCGTGCTCAACTTCGCGCATGCGAGCTTCTATATGCTCGGCGCGTTTCTCGGTTATCAGATCAGCCAGTGGGCGGGCTTCTTTCCCGCGCTGTTCCTCGCGCCGCTGATTGCGGGCGCCATCGGTGCGCTGGTCGAGCGCTTCGGACTGCGCACGGTCCATAAATACGGCCACGTCGCTGAGCTGCTTTTCACCTTCGGTCTCGCCTATGTGATCGAGGAAGTCATCCAGATGATCTGGGGCAAGTTGCAGGTCGATTACCGCAAGCCAGAGATTCTCGATTTCAGCGCCTTCACCATTCTCGGCACGAACTATCCCGCGTTCCGCGTGTTCATGCTGGTGTTCTCGGTCCTGATCTTCATCGGATTGATGCTGATGCTGACGCGCACGCGCGCGGGCCTCATCATTCAGGCCTCGCTCACGCATCCCAATATGGTCGGCATGCTCGGACATAACGTGCCGCGCGTGTTCATGCTGGTATTCGGCCTCGGCACCGCGCTGGCAGCGGTCGCGGGCGCGCTGAACGGCGCCAACCAAGTAACGCAGGCGAACATGGCCGCGCTGCTCGGGCCGATCCTGTTCGTCATCGTAGTCGTCGGCGGACTCGGCTCGCTGTTGGGAGGGTTCGTGGCTTCGCTGCTGATTGCCTTCGTCGTGATCTTCGCGACCGGCTCGGATGCTTCGCTCTCGAAGATCGTGCCATGGCTGACCGGCGTGCAATTCCAGCCCGCGTCGCCGAGTCTCCTGAACGACGTCTGGACCGTGACCCTCGCACAGATCGCGCCACTGCTGCCTTATCTGATGCTGGTGCTGGTTCTCATCTTCCGGCCTACCGGCCTGTTCGGGACGCGTGACACATGA
- a CDS encoding branched-chain amino acid ABC transporter substrate-binding protein — protein sequence MPKTLLGLAAIGLAAGASIFAMPQKSDAQGAPVRIAYVDPLSGPMAGIGDTGLKNFQYILEEINAKGGVLGGRKLEIVPYDNKLNAQETIVQVQKAIDDGIRIITQGNGTAFAIAISEFVTKYNERNPGKEVVYLNYAAVDPILTNAKCSYWHFRWDANTEQKMAAITNFLQNRKDVKKMYLINQDYAFGQGVRDLAVKMLKEKRSDIEIVGNELHPLAKVTDFSPYIAKIKASGADSVITGNWGSDMALLVKAAADAGLQVNFFTFYAGGTGGPTAIKQANLSDRVYAVGEGFANIDHKPAHAFEKGLRAKYGVSLFYPRGVNQMRMLAAAINQAKSDDPKKFAAVLHGMKFEVFNGGEGTMRADDHQFIQPLYMASFGPLKAGQEFDEEKTGWGWTIAGKIDAKDTLVPTTCKMNKPS from the coding sequence ATGCCTAAAACACTGCTCGGACTTGCAGCCATCGGTCTGGCTGCCGGCGCGAGCATCTTCGCGATGCCGCAGAAATCGGATGCGCAAGGTGCGCCGGTTCGCATCGCGTATGTCGATCCGCTCTCCGGCCCGATGGCCGGCATCGGCGACACCGGCCTCAAGAACTTCCAGTACATTCTGGAAGAAATCAACGCCAAGGGCGGCGTACTCGGCGGCCGCAAACTCGAAATCGTTCCCTACGACAACAAGCTGAACGCGCAGGAAACCATCGTGCAGGTGCAGAAGGCCATCGACGATGGCATCCGCATCATCACGCAGGGCAACGGCACCGCGTTCGCCATCGCGATTTCGGAATTCGTGACCAAGTACAACGAACGTAACCCCGGCAAGGAAGTCGTCTACCTCAACTACGCCGCGGTCGATCCGATCCTCACCAATGCGAAGTGCAGCTACTGGCACTTCCGCTGGGATGCCAACACCGAGCAGAAGATGGCGGCGATCACCAACTTCCTGCAGAACCGCAAAGACGTGAAGAAGATGTACCTGATCAATCAGGACTACGCCTTCGGTCAGGGTGTGCGCGATCTCGCGGTGAAGATGCTGAAGGAAAAGCGTTCGGACATCGAAATCGTCGGCAACGAACTGCATCCGCTCGCCAAGGTCACCGACTTCTCGCCCTACATCGCCAAGATCAAGGCGTCGGGCGCGGACAGCGTGATCACCGGCAACTGGGGTTCCGATATGGCGCTGCTTGTGAAGGCAGCGGCTGACGCAGGCCTGCAGGTGAACTTCTTCACCTTCTATGCCGGCGGCACCGGCGGCCCGACCGCGATCAAGCAGGCCAACCTCTCCGACCGTGTCTATGCGGTAGGCGAAGGCTTCGCGAACATCGACCACAAGCCGGCCCATGCGTTCGAGAAGGGCCTGCGCGCGAAGTACGGCGTCAGCCTGTTCTATCCGCGTGGCGTCAACCAGATGCGCATGCTCGCCGCGGCGATCAACCAGGCGAAGTCGGACGACCCGAAGAAATTCGCGGCTGTCCTGCATGGCATGAAGTTCGAGGTGTTTAACGGCGGCGAAGGCACCATGCGCGCCGACGACCACCAGTTCATCCAGCCGCTCTACATGGCGAGCTTCGGACCGCTGAAAGCCGGTCAGGAATTCGACGAAGAGAAGACCGGCTGGGGCTGGACCATCGCGGGCAAGATCGACGCGAAGGACACCCTCGTCCCGACCACCTGCAAGATGAACAAGCCCTCCTGA
- the boxA gene encoding benzoyl-CoA 2,3-epoxidase subunit BoxA: MTAPIKQHLIDPAVCIRCNTCEATCPIGAVTHDANNYVVDVTKCNFCMDCVSPCPTGSINHFVKVKTPFSLDEQFSWSDLPEIEEIPDAEGPAISVAEAIDDEAAALLDDAHKGAGGQMKAPLSASKPRINLFGRRAPAEAKVTGNLKLTGEGASADIHHIILDFGTTSFPVLEGQSIGIVLPGADENGRPHKMRLYSVASPRDGERPNTNNLSLTVKRVIAKQPDGREHRGIASNYVCDLKRGDAVRIAGPFGSTFLMPDDPESDVIMICTGTGSAPFRAFTERRRRSMPNAKGKLYLFFGARTPEELPYFGPLQKVPKTLLDQELVFSRLADQPKEYVQDRMKKRSADLAALLRKETTHVYLCGLRGMETGVEESFASICREHKLDWASIRMKMRDEGRFHVETY, from the coding sequence ATGACCGCGCCCATCAAGCAGCACCTGATCGATCCCGCCGTTTGCATCCGTTGCAATACGTGCGAGGCGACCTGTCCGATCGGCGCGGTCACGCATGACGCGAACAACTATGTGGTGGACGTCACGAAGTGCAATTTCTGCATGGACTGCGTTTCGCCCTGCCCGACCGGCTCGATCAATCACTTCGTCAAGGTGAAGACGCCGTTCTCGCTGGACGAGCAGTTCTCGTGGTCTGACCTGCCGGAGATCGAGGAAATCCCCGACGCGGAAGGCCCCGCGATCTCGGTCGCGGAAGCGATCGACGACGAAGCGGCGGCGTTGCTCGACGACGCCCACAAGGGCGCGGGCGGCCAGATGAAGGCCCCGCTGTCGGCCAGCAAACCGCGCATCAACCTGTTCGGACGCCGCGCGCCGGCCGAAGCGAAAGTCACCGGCAACCTGAAACTGACCGGCGAAGGTGCCAGCGCCGACATCCATCACATTATATTGGACTTCGGGACGACTTCCTTCCCGGTGCTGGAAGGCCAGAGCATCGGCATCGTGCTTCCCGGTGCCGATGAGAACGGCCGGCCGCACAAGATGCGGCTCTATTCGGTCGCCTCTCCGCGCGACGGCGAACGACCGAACACCAACAACCTTTCGCTTACCGTGAAGCGCGTGATCGCGAAGCAGCCGGACGGGCGCGAGCACCGCGGCATCGCGTCGAATTACGTTTGCGATCTGAAGCGGGGCGACGCGGTGCGGATCGCAGGTCCGTTCGGCTCGACCTTCCTGATGCCGGACGATCCGGAATCGGATGTCATCATGATCTGTACTGGAACCGGCTCCGCGCCGTTTCGTGCCTTTACCGAGCGCCGCCGCCGCTCGATGCCGAATGCGAAGGGAAAACTGTATCTATTTTTCGGCGCACGCACGCCGGAGGAACTTCCCTACTTCGGACCCTTGCAAAAAGTGCCGAAGACGCTGCTCGATCAGGAACTCGTATTCTCGCGGCTTGCCGACCAGCCGAAAGAATACGTGCAGGACCGCATGAAAAAGCGCAGCGCCGATCTGGCCGCGCTGCTTCGCAAGGAAACCACGCACGTTTACCTGTGCGGACTGCGCGGCATGGAAACCGGCGTGGAGGAATCCTTTGCCTCAATTTGCCGCGAACACAAACTCGACTGGGCCTCGATCCGCATGAAGATGCGCGACGAAGGACGCTTTCACGTCGAGACGTACTGA
- the boxB gene encoding benzoyl-CoA 2,3-epoxidase subunit BoxB: MNVDYDGLIPNNVNLNGDPRVKAALEKWHPGYLDWWNDMGPDGFQESLVYLRTAVSVDPKGWAKFDYVKMPDYKWGILLAPQGEDRKIPFGSHAGEKAWQEVPGEYRAMLRRLIVIQGDTEPASVEQQRFLGKTAPSLYDMRNLFQVNVEEGRHLWAMVYLLQKYFGADGREEAEALLQRRSGDEDTPRMLGAFNEETPDWLSFFMFTFFTDRDGKMQLEALAQSGFDPLSRTTRFMLTEEAHHMFVGETGVGRTIERTCQEMQKAGIEDPFDINAVRKLGVIDLPTLQKKANLHYSLTLDLFGNEISTNAASAFHAGIKGRYREDKLDDDHKLESSTYPVTRFKDGRIVTEEVPALSALNMRLRDDYVADCQGGVSRWNKVIEKYNIPFQLKLPHVAFHRHIGEFSSIKSDVDGNVIDESKWEKTKDEVLPSSSDKDYIESLMNPQFEPGKFASWIVPPKVGIDNKPGDFEYVKIA, translated from the coding sequence ATGAACGTCGATTACGACGGCCTCATCCCGAACAACGTCAATCTCAACGGCGATCCGCGCGTGAAAGCCGCGCTGGAGAAGTGGCATCCCGGCTACCTCGACTGGTGGAACGACATGGGTCCGGACGGCTTTCAGGAGTCGCTGGTCTATCTGCGCACCGCCGTCTCGGTCGATCCGAAAGGCTGGGCGAAGTTCGATTACGTGAAAATGCCGGACTACAAGTGGGGCATCCTGCTCGCGCCGCAGGGCGAGGACCGCAAGATTCCGTTCGGCTCGCATGCCGGCGAAAAGGCTTGGCAGGAAGTGCCGGGCGAATATCGCGCGATGCTCCGCCGCCTGATCGTCATTCAGGGCGACACCGAACCGGCGTCGGTCGAACAGCAGCGCTTCCTCGGCAAGACCGCGCCGTCGCTCTACGACATGCGCAACCTGTTTCAGGTGAACGTGGAAGAAGGCCGCCACCTCTGGGCGATGGTCTACCTGCTGCAAAAATACTTCGGCGCCGACGGCCGCGAGGAAGCGGAAGCGCTGTTGCAGCGCCGCTCCGGCGACGAGGATACGCCGCGCATGCTGGGTGCCTTCAACGAGGAAACGCCGGACTGGCTTTCCTTCTTCATGTTCACCTTCTTCACTGACCGCGACGGCAAGATGCAACTCGAAGCGCTGGCGCAATCGGGCTTCGATCCGCTGTCGCGCACCACGCGCTTCATGTTGACGGAAGAAGCGCACCATATGTTCGTCGGCGAGACCGGCGTGGGCCGCACCATCGAGCGCACCTGCCAGGAAATGCAGAAGGCCGGTATCGAAGATCCGTTCGACATCAATGCCGTGCGCAAGCTCGGCGTGATCGACCTGCCGACGCTGCAAAAGAAAGCGAACCTGCACTATTCGCTGACCCTCGACCTGTTCGGCAATGAAATCTCGACGAACGCGGCGAGCGCGTTCCATGCCGGGATCAAGGGCCGTTACCGCGAGGACAAACTCGACGACGATCACAAGCTGGAATCGTCCACCTATCCCGTCACGCGCTTCAAGGACGGCCGGATCGTCACCGAGGAAGTGCCCGCGCTCTCCGCGCTCAACATGCGGCTGCGCGACGACTACGTCGCCGATTGCCAGGGCGGCGTGTCGCGCTGGAACAAGGTGATCGAGAAATACAACATCCCGTTCCAGCTCAAGCTGCCGCATGTCGCCTTCCACCGGCACATCGGCGAGTTCTCCTCGATCAAATCGGATGTCGACGGCAACGTGATCGACGAATCGAAGTGGGAGAAGACGAAGGACGAAGTGCTGCCGTCTTCGAGCGACAAGGACTACATCGAAAGCCTGATGAACCCGCAGTTCGAGCCGGGCAAGTTCGCGAGCTGGATCGTGCCGCCGAAAGTCGGCATCGACAACAAGCCGGGCGATTTCGAATACGTGAAGATCGCGTAA